The Tistrella mobilis genome has a segment encoding these proteins:
- a CDS encoding SRPBCC domain-containing protein — MTGSKILVALRIAAPTPRFFRAFTDEIGLWWQADGLFAFTPGPPGRLTFDPKGPEGRLIEEKPDGGRFEIGRILTWEAPPAPGTAGRLALTWRQASFAADQETRVSVAFDPVEDGTRVTVEHLGWDAIPISHAARHHFPDGIFLHRHGSFWRRQLAGLAAVSARR; from the coding sequence ATGACCGGCTCGAAAATCCTGGTCGCGCTGCGCATCGCGGCACCCACGCCGCGGTTCTTCCGCGCCTTCACCGACGAGATCGGCCTCTGGTGGCAGGCGGACGGGCTGTTCGCCTTCACCCCCGGCCCGCCCGGCCGGCTCACCTTCGATCCGAAGGGGCCGGAGGGGCGGTTGATCGAAGAAAAACCCGATGGCGGCCGGTTCGAGATCGGTCGCATCCTGACCTGGGAAGCCCCGCCCGCACCGGGCACAGCCGGCCGCCTGGCCCTGACCTGGCGCCAGGCGAGTTTCGCCGCCGACCAGGAAACCCGCGTGTCTGTCGCCTTCGACCCGGTCGAGGACGGCACAAGGGTGACGGTGGAACATCTGGGCTGGGATGCGATCCCGATCAGCCATGCTGCCCGTCACCATTTCCCCGACGGCATATTTCTGCACCGCCATGGCAGCTTCTGGCGGCGGCAGCTGGCGGGGCTGGCGGCGGTCAGCGCTCGACGATGA
- a CDS encoding LuxR C-terminal-related transcriptional regulator encodes MQPEDLSTEGLELAGFMNAPVGIMVLSHRRILRVNAEIEAIFGWRRTELEGRSVRMLYPSSVDYEKTGARWHRWLENSPRYEDERFMQCKSGEIIWTRARGRTLTPDDPFRLIVWTFDRLEDRAPGSAALTPREREVTRYVVNGLTSKQIAQALAISPRTVEVHRSAIMRKLGVANTAELIAKVIVER; translated from the coding sequence ATGCAGCCGGAGGATCTGTCGACCGAAGGGCTGGAACTGGCCGGCTTCATGAACGCGCCGGTCGGCATCATGGTGCTGTCGCACCGCCGGATCCTGCGGGTGAACGCCGAGATCGAGGCGATCTTCGGCTGGCGCCGCACCGAGCTGGAGGGCCGGTCGGTGCGCATGCTCTACCCGTCGAGCGTCGATTACGAAAAGACCGGCGCCCGCTGGCATCGCTGGCTGGAGAACAGCCCCCGCTACGAGGACGAGCGGTTCATGCAGTGCAAAAGCGGCGAAATCATCTGGACCCGCGCCCGTGGCCGCACGCTCACCCCCGACGACCCGTTCCGCCTGATCGTCTGGACCTTCGACCGGCTTGAAGACCGGGCGCCGGGCTCGGCCGCGCTCACCCCGCGCGAACGCGAGGTGACCCGCTATGTGGTCAACGGCCTGACCAGCAAACAGATCGCCCAGGCGCTGGCCATCTCGCCACGCACGGTGGAGGTGCATCGCAGCGCGATCATGCGCAAGCTGGGCGTCGCCAACACTGCCGAGCTGATCGCCAAGGTCATCGTCGAGCGCTGA